The region ATAACAACACTAGGTAGATGTTGATGAAGCTGACGAGGGTAGAAAGGAGTAGGTCCATAGTGGCAATGGTGATATCGATAGCAATGAACAATTGTCTTTCATCTTAACCTGGCCCTAGAAATTTATTGCTTCACTAGCGCAAATTTGCCGGGCAATGGTGAGAGCACTGTAACTTACCCCAGCGGTGCCTTCCCCCGGATGGACGGAATCCCCCACTAACCACAAATTACGGATGGGGGTACGGGGGGCAAAGCCAAAGGGGCCAAAGGTGGTCAAACGCTGGCCGACTCCGCCCACAATGCCTTGATCTCGGGCAGTATAGCGGGCAAAGGTACGGGGAGTGGCACTTTCTTGGTGGACAATGTTGGATTCATTCAGGTTGAAATATTCTCCCAATCTGGCGATCGCCGTGGTTATGTAACTTTGCTTGTGGGCTTGATATTGTGCCGGGGAAGCATCCCACCAGGGGGCCACATCGGTGAAGGAAGAAGCAATTAGAGTTCTACAGCCCAGGGGAGCCCGGCCATCCCCCGGTTTACTGACGCTGACAAAAAGGGAATTATTTTCGCCAATGGGGCCCTGGCGATCGTACAAAAACTGTAGGTGGGGAGCACAGTCGGACGGAATGGCATCTTCTCTGACACCTAAATAAATGACAAAAGCACCGGAACTAGGGGGTAAATTAGTCACCCTTTGGTGATAACCAGGCAATGGCTGGTCCACCGCTTGGAGTAAATTCTGCACCGTTAAATTGGCCACCACTTGCTGAGCTTCCTCCCGACGTACTTCGCCGCTTTTAATGTCCCGCACCGTCACCCCCTGTACTTGCCCTTGGTCACAATGAATCTGCTCCACGCACCGGCCACAAAATACTTCCCCTCCATAGTTTTTTAAAGCTTCCACCAGGCGATCGCCTAGGGCTTGCATACTGCCCTGGAGATGCCATAAACCCTGGGGAGCTTGGGAAACACTCAAGGCGGTAGCGGCGTATAACAATGCTGTCTCATCGGCTCCCACCTGGGAATAGAGTTTCAACTGTAAATCAAGGAAAGTTTTTAGACGGTGGTCTGCCCCTAAACCCAATAGCCGGAGAGCATCCCCCACCGTGAGGGTGACAAAGGGGGTCGTGAGCAGAGTATCTGGCCGCAACGCCTGCAACAATTGCCCCAAATCCCAGGCATTACGGGGAGGTAAAACGGGATCTCGTGCCTGAAAACGCCAACTAATTTGGAAGAGGGTTTGTAGTAATTGCCAAAATCTGCCACTCCCTGGAAATTGCCGCTCCCTTTCCTTTTGCCATCGATCAGGGTTATGCCAAATGTTAATTGGTTGGCTTTCCCCCGGTAAAAAAACGGCACAGGACGGATCACAAAGGGTTGCCTCCGGTAAATCCACCTGTAACTGCCGGAAAATGCGATGGTGAATACCCCCCGGTTCTAGTCCCGCTACTTGGGTGGCCCCCACATCAAAAATGAAACCCCGTCTCCGAAAAGTGGAAGCACAGCCCCCGACCATGGTTGCCTGTTCATAAACTTTAACTTGGTAGCCCTGCTGGGCCAACAAGGCCGCCGTTGTTAGACCGCCAATGCCAGCGCCAATGACGATTACGGATTGAGATTCAGCCTTGTTCAGGGTCATGACAAAAGGGGCGTTGGGAAATTTTCTTTACATTTCTTAATGTAGCTGGTTGCAAATGTTCGTGGCCCAGACATTGTTCAGAATTCTGTCAATCGTCAATTGATTTAGTGGGATAAATACGATAGGCTCGGCTCCAACAGTGGCAGGTATTGATAAACAGTTTTCAACGCTAACAACAGCAAATTAAATCCCCCTTGAATTAGGAATTATCCATGAGTCAGCATTCTGCAGTTCTGTGGCGACGGGTTTGGGCCATTGCCTTGGTCCAGGGCTCGGTAACTTTGATGTGGATAACCTACCGCCTTTATCTGGGGAATTTGCTCAAGGGTTGGGGATTTTCACCGGAGTTTGTGGTCGGATTACTAACCTTTGAGATGGTTTTAGGGGTGGTGATGGAACCCCTATTTGGTGCTCTGAGTGATCGCCAACAGCGGACTTTAGGCACCCGATTGCCGCTGATTTCTTTGGGGGTGATTCTCGCCGCCGGTTTTTTCCTCCTAATTCCCCTGGTATTTTTCCTGCCCCTTGCCAACGTAGCCCGCTTCTTACTGCCGGCATTGGCGATCGCCTGGGCCATAGCTATGACCCTATTCCGTAGTCCCACCATGGTGCTGATTGGTCAATGTGCTCCCATCAATCAACTGCCCCTAGCTATGGGAATTCTGAGTTTGGTGGGTGGCCTATTCGCCTCATTTCGGAAACCCATGGGTCAGTGGTTATTAAGCTTGGGTAGCTTACCAGCTTTTTTACTCGGTTCAGTGGTGTTATTGGGGGCCAGTCTATTTTTAAGTCGAGTTTTACCACCGACCACTGAAAAAGCCGAAGCAAGTACTGCAAGGGTGAAAGCTTTTCCTTGGATTGCCATGGTCAACATTGCTCTCTTCGCCATTGGCACCACCTGGGGCACGAGGGTGTTAATGCTAGTTTTCACCCAACAATTGGAGGGAATTAACAATGGTTTAATGGGTTTGCAACTGCTGCTGGCATTAATGGCCCTGCCCATGGGTTGGTTGATTCGTAAAATAGGTCATCCAGTGGCATCCCTAACCACAGCCCTAGG is a window of Synechocystis sp. PCC 7338 DNA encoding:
- the crtD gene encoding C-3',4' desaturase CrtD; this encodes MTLNKAESQSVIVIGAGIGGLTTAALLAQQGYQVKVYEQATMVGGCASTFRRRGFIFDVGATQVAGLEPGGIHHRIFRQLQVDLPEATLCDPSCAVFLPGESQPINIWHNPDRWQKERERQFPGSGRFWQLLQTLFQISWRFQARDPVLPPRNAWDLGQLLQALRPDTLLTTPFVTLTVGDALRLLGLGADHRLKTFLDLQLKLYSQVGADETALLYAATALSVSQAPQGLWHLQGSMQALGDRLVEALKNYGGEVFCGRCVEQIHCDQGQVQGVTVRDIKSGEVRREEAQQVVANLTVQNLLQAVDQPLPGYHQRVTNLPPSSGAFVIYLGVREDAIPSDCAPHLQFLYDRQGPIGENNSLFVSVSKPGDGRAPLGCRTLIASSFTDVAPWWDASPAQYQAHKQSYITTAIARLGEYFNLNESNIVHQESATPRTFARYTARDQGIVGGVGQRLTTFGPFGFAPRTPIRNLWLVGDSVHPGEGTAGVSYSALTIARQICASEAINF
- a CDS encoding MFS transporter, yielding MSQHSAVLWRRVWAIALVQGSVTLMWITYRLYLGNLLKGWGFSPEFVVGLLTFEMVLGVVMEPLFGALSDRQQRTLGTRLPLISLGVILAAGFFLLIPLVFFLPLANVARFLLPALAIAWAIAMTLFRSPTMVLIGQCAPINQLPLAMGILSLVGGLFASFRKPMGQWLLSLGSLPAFLLGSVVLLGASLFLSRVLPPTTEKAEASTARVKAFPWIAMVNIALFAIGTTWGTRVLMLVFTQQLEGINNGLMGLQLLLALMALPMGWLIRKIGHPVASLTTALGLLVLTLLCLLNGFWLPAIAFSWLLGSSILNNGLIPLLLQILQGNRAGVGIGLYFGCVGLAGDIFSRYWSTQPGHIQAGLGLAMLVMATLLCAQYWQRSDL